In Paenibacillus sonchi, a single genomic region encodes these proteins:
- a CDS encoding nucleotidyltransferase domain-containing protein, which produces MSDIHTSIIRELRAIEAEENVRILYACESGSRAWGFPSKDSDYDVRFLYLRRPEAYLSIFEQRDVIERPISDLLDINGWDLKKGLTLFRKSNPPLLEWLQSPVRYEENYTVAESIRSLSPLGFSPKSCVYHYLHMARGNYRTYLQGSEVKIKKYFYVLRPLLACAWIEKYQEVPPLDFTTLVKDLIPEGSELRETVERLVVRKKSGDELNLEPRIEGINKYLEQQISHFEESAARFGSGNGVEDNVLDELFRSALLEVWGGESR; this is translated from the coding sequence ATGTCAGATATTCATACATCCATTATCCGCGAGCTTCGCGCCATCGAAGCGGAGGAGAATGTCCGTATCCTGTATGCTTGTGAATCCGGCAGCAGGGCCTGGGGGTTCCCTTCCAAAGACAGTGACTACGATGTGCGGTTTCTCTATTTGCGCCGGCCTGAGGCCTATCTGTCAATCTTTGAGCAGAGGGATGTCATTGAGCGCCCGATCAGCGATTTGCTGGACATCAACGGATGGGACCTGAAAAAGGGACTTACCCTTTTCCGCAAATCCAACCCGCCGCTGCTGGAGTGGCTGCAGTCTCCGGTCCGTTATGAAGAAAACTATACCGTGGCGGAGAGCATCCGCAGCTTGTCGCCGCTTGGATTTTCGCCCAAATCCTGTGTGTATCATTATCTTCACATGGCCCGGGGGAATTACCGGACTTACCTTCAGGGCAGCGAGGTCAAAATCAAGAAATACTTCTATGTTCTCCGTCCGCTTCTGGCCTGCGCCTGGATTGAGAAATATCAGGAGGTGCCGCCCCTCGACTTCACCACACTGGTAAAGGACCTGATTCCTGAAGGCAGCGAACTGAGAGAAACGGTCGAAAGGCTGGTGGTCCGCAAGAAGTCCGGTGATGAATTGAATCTGGAGCCGCGGATTGAGGGTATTAACAAGTACCTGGAGCAGCAGATCAGCCATTTTGAAGAGAGTGCGGCCCGGTTTGGATCAGGGAACGGGGTAGAAGACAACGTGCTGGATGAACTGTTCCGTTCCGCACTGCTTGAGGTATGGGGCGGTGAGAGCCGCTGA
- a CDS encoding RNA 2'-phosphotransferase produces the protein MLNHAAEVSLSKFMTKLLRHTPAEYGLLLDPEDGSCLLEDLQRVIHAAPKWAGISEEDIRQVVRNSEKQRFAIEEDRIKARYGHSHARLTYEPGIPPEVLYHGTHQAALPAILKEGLLPMGRQYIHLSEGLHFASLAGSRRGKLILLAVDTVKAVHLGVTFYYAGNEVWLSKPIPPACIALREEL, from the coding sequence GTGTTAAATCATGCCGCTGAGGTTTCGCTCAGCAAATTTATGACCAAGCTGCTCCGGCATACACCGGCAGAGTATGGATTGCTCCTTGATCCTGAGGACGGCTCCTGTCTGCTGGAGGATCTGCAGCGTGTCATCCATGCTGCCCCGAAATGGGCAGGGATCTCCGAAGAGGATATCCGCCAGGTCGTCCGGAACAGTGAGAAGCAGCGTTTTGCCATAGAGGAAGACCGTATTAAAGCGCGGTATGGCCATAGTCATGCCAGGCTTACATATGAGCCGGGAATCCCGCCGGAGGTTCTGTATCATGGAACGCATCAGGCCGCGCTGCCTGCGATTCTGAAGGAGGGGCTGCTGCCGATGGGGCGGCAGTATATACATTTGTCCGAAGGGCTTCATTTTGCCAGCCTGGCCGGGAGCCGCAGGGGCAAGCTGATTCTGCTGGCCGTGGATACGGTTAAGGCAGTACATTTGGGAGTAACCTTCTATTATGCAGGCAATGAAGTGTGGTTGTCAAAGCCGATTCCACCTGCTTGTATAGCTTTGCGGGAAGAGTTGTAG
- a CDS encoding mismatch-specific DNA-glycosylase: MDEVPDHLDHGLQIVFIGFNPSLRSGESGHHYANPRNNFWRILERSGLTPRLYDASEDGELLRLGLGFTNIVARPTRGAEDITREEYAEGRQILREKLARYRPEIACFVGKGVYTEFSRRPKADWGFQDGQPPVVDGVREFVAPSSSGLVRMPLPEIVAIYRRLYEYIQEGP, from the coding sequence ATGGATGAAGTGCCGGATCACTTGGACCACGGCTTGCAGATTGTTTTTATCGGGTTCAATCCCAGCCTCCGTTCGGGGGAATCGGGGCATCATTACGCTAATCCGCGCAATAATTTCTGGCGCATTCTGGAGCGCTCCGGCCTGACGCCCCGTCTCTATGATGCCTCTGAGGACGGGGAATTGCTCCGGCTGGGCTTGGGCTTCACCAACATCGTCGCCCGCCCGACGCGGGGTGCGGAGGATATTACCCGGGAGGAGTATGCCGAGGGCCGGCAGATTCTCCGGGAGAAGCTTGCCCGCTACCGGCCGGAGATCGCCTGCTTTGTCGGCAAAGGCGTCTATACGGAATTCAGCCGCCGCCCGAAGGCGGACTGGGGCTTTCAGGATGGCCAGCCGCCGGTTGTGGACGGTGTGCGGGAGTTCGTCGCCCCCTCGTCCAGCGGCCTGGTCCGTATGCCCCTGCCGGAGATCGTAGCCATTTACCGGAGATTGTATGAGTATATTCAGGAGGGTCCCTGA
- a CDS encoding MraY family glycosyltransferase — MAVIVIFYVLAFLVSFCIVYLLIPPLGRLAFRLDFVDKPRQDVERKIHREPIPLTASYAIFIGFFITYLLFTRDFSLDTLALFIGGVLLLTIGTIDDWYKTKGKDFPALPKFIVQIAAAILVFLSGNAFTGFFNPFSGDYISLPVILQFVLTILWIFGVTTVINFSDGMDGLAGGLTAISAVTLFVVALAKGQSASAMMAITLVGVTIAYLRYNKAPAKIFMGDAGATFLGYILAVIALDGAFKQATVLSLFIPILALGVPIFDNLFVVIKRFVQGKSIYQADATQVHYRLLKAGLNQKQVVAVLYLASVCLSLSSIILLLIQI; from the coding sequence ATGGCGGTGATTGTCATTTTTTATGTTCTGGCGTTTCTGGTGTCCTTTTGCATCGTCTATTTGCTGATTCCCCCGCTTGGCAGGCTCGCATTCCGGCTTGATTTTGTGGACAAGCCCCGGCAGGATGTGGAGCGCAAAATACATAGGGAGCCCATTCCGCTGACAGCCAGCTATGCTATATTCATCGGATTTTTTATTACATATCTGCTGTTCACCCGCGATTTCTCGCTGGATACTCTCGCCTTGTTCATTGGCGGTGTGCTCCTGCTGACCATAGGCACGATCGATGACTGGTACAAAACCAAAGGCAAGGACTTCCCGGCGCTGCCAAAATTTATCGTTCAGATCGCGGCGGCGATTCTGGTCTTTCTGTCGGGGAATGCCTTCACCGGATTCTTCAACCCCTTCTCCGGCGATTATATCTCGCTGCCGGTGATCCTGCAATTTGTGCTGACTATTCTCTGGATCTTCGGTGTGACTACCGTAATTAATTTCTCCGATGGCATGGATGGTCTGGCTGGCGGCCTGACGGCTATCTCCGCAGTAACGCTGTTCGTGGTTGCTTTGGCGAAGGGTCAATCTGCCTCGGCCATGATGGCGATCACCCTGGTGGGCGTCACTATTGCCTACCTGCGCTACAACAAAGCTCCGGCCAAAATCTTCATGGGTGACGCAGGCGCCACCTTTCTAGGCTACATTCTGGCCGTCATCGCGCTGGACGGGGCGTTCAAGCAGGCGACGGTGCTGTCCCTGTTCATCCCGATTCTCGCGCTCGGTGTCCCGATCTTCGACAATTTGTTTGTCGTCATCAAACGGTTTGTGCAAGGCAAGTCCATTTATCAGGCTGATGCGACCCAGGTCCATTACCGCCTGCTCAAGGCCGGCCTGAACCAAAAGCAGGTCGTTGCCGTGCTGTACCTGGCCAGCGTCTGCCTGTCGCTGTCTTCCATTATCCTGCTGCTGATTCAGATCTGA
- a CDS encoding YjjG family noncanonical pyrimidine nucleotidase has translation MKYEVILFDADDTLFDYGMAESRALYNAFAHFGLPTGAEDYAASYKEINAALWKDLEQGRTTSAVLRVERFNRLFAAHKLDLSPEAFSEAYLKFLGEGTFLIQGAVELCRELAGCRLAVITNGIKDVQLSRIQGSPLSSTFEQIIISEEAGCQKPERGIFDYAFAKLGISDRSKVLIVGDSLTSDIQGGINYGIDTCWFNPLGKEGAPGIHPTYEIRELSELLEITR, from the coding sequence ATGAAATATGAGGTCATTTTATTTGATGCCGATGATACCTTGTTTGACTACGGGATGGCTGAGAGCAGGGCGCTGTACAATGCTTTTGCCCATTTTGGCCTGCCGACGGGTGCTGAGGATTATGCTGCGAGCTATAAAGAAATCAACGCGGCACTGTGGAAGGATCTGGAACAGGGGCGGACCACCTCTGCCGTGCTGCGGGTCGAGCGGTTCAACCGGCTGTTTGCCGCGCACAAGCTGGACCTGAGCCCTGAAGCATTCAGTGAAGCGTATCTGAAGTTTCTGGGAGAAGGGACGTTTCTTATTCAGGGAGCGGTAGAGCTGTGCCGGGAGCTGGCCGGGTGCAGGCTTGCGGTTATTACCAATGGAATCAAGGATGTGCAGCTGTCCAGAATCCAGGGCTCTCCGCTGAGCAGCACCTTTGAGCAGATCATTATTTCCGAGGAGGCCGGGTGTCAGAAGCCGGAGCGGGGGATTTTCGATTATGCTTTTGCCAAGCTGGGAATCTCTGACCGGAGCAAAGTGCTGATCGTCGGCGATTCGCTGACCTCTGATATCCAGGGGGGAATCAATTACGGAATTGATACCTGCTGGTTCAACCCGCTGGGCAAGGAAGGCGCTCCGGGCATTCATCCGACCTATGAGATAAGGGAGCTGTCCGAGCTTCTGGAAATTACCCGCTGA